A window of the Verminephrobacter eiseniae EF01-2 genome harbors these coding sequences:
- a CDS encoding Ig-like domain-containing protein: MASTIRINKPIVRAGETAWVTFTFINNEYMRIDGDQIRDVTVTGGTLSADSLGVHTIVSNNISFKARFTPTPNLEKSDCKIRYNGSGDIADGELTFAVDTLRPTVASASIAKSDLRLGEKTTITITFSERVLRDTFTLDDLQVDAGKGTLSNLRVAPSDTTATTTAATTWLVDLEAPATRPATGLDGNQIRINLDDITDVPGNAGASRGVSLARYNIDAPPTVAITGQPATLKIGESFTVTFTFDERVTGFGAEDIQYDTSKGTLGALTAVGTDGKVWSASYTPRSGIESAENTIRVNLSGVRDVRDNAGVGTATSGNFSIDTVRPTVNVTISDERLTAGETATITITFSERVTGFTKEDIGLSRANGTLGDLTPVGTDGKTWTATFTPTANLERPYPSTNSQLTLNLANVRDAAGNTVANNTYSLRYTVDTMVFALSSATVNRDQLVLGYGAETDLDGNADRAPTNESFTVLVDGTRIDVSRVTVDAAARTVTLTLARAVAAGQQVSIAYQDTDTSDGKALQEVNDGDDAASFAATPVTNLTPSPVAPATPEASGASGASGASGGSGGSGGSGGSGGSGALDSDYDSVPNAQEDQAPGLLRPDGSAGPDGDGNGDGIRDSQQVAVSSTRDLTLVAGSQDGKLIPGSNARITELVRNEAPASLPKGMEMPIGLTQFRVGLSEGRYTESFSLYVDPALGVNGYWVKDSAGTWVNLASEPYGGKMSTEGGRTRLDFEIQDGGQYDADGLADGHITALGAAAKMPLSIVGQAPPQVESQGGYWF; encoded by the coding sequence ATGGCCTCCACCATCAGGATCAACAAGCCCATCGTCAGAGCCGGCGAGACCGCCTGGGTCACCTTTACTTTCATCAATAACGAGTACATGCGCATCGATGGGGATCAGATTCGTGACGTGACCGTCACCGGCGGCACGCTGAGTGCCGATTCCCTCGGAGTGCATACCATCGTTTCAAACAACATATCCTTCAAAGCCAGATTCACACCGACCCCGAACCTGGAGAAATCCGACTGCAAAATCCGCTACAACGGCTCCGGCGATATCGCCGATGGAGAGCTCACCTTCGCCGTCGACACCCTGCGGCCCACCGTTGCCAGTGCCTCGATCGCCAAAAGCGACCTGCGCCTCGGGGAAAAAACCACCATCACCATCACCTTCAGCGAACGGGTGCTGCGCGACACCTTCACGCTCGATGACCTGCAGGTGGACGCCGGCAAGGGCACTTTGAGCAACCTGCGCGTCGCCCCCTCCGACACCACGGCCACCACCACCGCCGCCACCACCTGGCTGGTCGACCTGGAGGCCCCGGCCACCCGGCCCGCGACGGGCCTCGATGGCAACCAGATACGGATCAACCTCGACGACATCACCGATGTCCCGGGCAACGCAGGCGCAAGCCGGGGGGTGAGCCTCGCCCGCTACAACATCGACGCGCCGCCCACGGTCGCCATCACGGGCCAGCCCGCCACCCTCAAGATCGGCGAGTCCTTCACCGTCACCTTCACCTTCGACGAGCGCGTCACCGGCTTTGGTGCCGAGGACATCCAGTACGACACCAGCAAAGGCACGCTGGGCGCTCTGACGGCCGTCGGCACCGACGGCAAGGTCTGGAGCGCCAGCTACACGCCCCGGTCCGGCATCGAGAGCGCCGAAAACACCATCCGCGTGAATCTCAGCGGCGTCCGGGACGTGCGGGACAACGCCGGCGTGGGCACCGCCACCAGCGGCAACTTCAGCATCGACACCGTGCGCCCCACGGTCAACGTGACGATCAGCGACGAGCGCCTCACCGCTGGCGAAACCGCCACCATCACCATCACCTTCAGCGAGCGCGTCACCGGCTTCACGAAAGAGGACATCGGCCTGTCCCGGGCCAACGGCACGCTCGGCGACCTGACCCCGGTCGGCACCGACGGCAAAACCTGGACCGCCACCTTCACCCCCACGGCCAACCTGGAGCGCCCCTACCCCTCCACCAACAGCCAGCTCACCCTGAACCTGGCCAATGTCAGGGATGCCGCAGGCAACACCGTCGCCAACAACACCTACTCGCTCCGGTACACCGTAGACACCATGGTCTTTGCGCTCAGCAGCGCCACGGTGAACCGCGACCAGTTGGTGCTGGGCTACGGCGCCGAAACGGATCTCGACGGGAACGCAGACCGCGCCCCGACCAACGAGTCCTTTACCGTGCTGGTCGATGGCACGCGCATCGACGTCAGCCGGGTGACGGTGGATGCAGCGGCCCGGACGGTCACGCTGACCCTGGCCCGCGCCGTGGCTGCCGGCCAGCAGGTGAGCATCGCCTACCAGGACACCGACACCAGCGACGGCAAAGCGCTACAGGAGGTCAACGACGGCGACGACGCGGCCAGCTTCGCGGCCACGCCGGTGACCAACCTCACCCCGTCCCCGGTCGCACCCGCCACACCGGAGGCGTCTGGGGCGTCTGGGGCGTCTGGGGCGTCTGGAGGGTCTGGAGGGTCTGGAGGGTCTGGAGGGTCTGGAGGGTCTGGGGCGCTGGACTCCGACTACGACAGTGTGCCCAACGCCCAGGAGGACCAGGCCCCCGGCCTGCTGCGCCCCGATGGCTCGGCCGGCCCGGATGGCGACGGCAACGGCGACGGTATCCGGGACAGCCAGCAGGTCGCCGTCAGCTCGACCCGCGACCTGACCCTGGTGGCCGGCAGCCAGGACGGCAAACTGATCCCCGGCAGCAATGCGCGCATCACCGAACTGGTGCGCAACGAAGCCCCCGCCAGCCTGCCCAAGGGCATGGAAATGCCGATCGGCCTGACGCAATTCAGGGTCGGCCTGTCCGAAGGCCGCTACACCGAGAGCTTCAGCCTGTACGTAGACCCGGCGCTCGGCGTCAACGGCTACTGGGTCAAGGACAGCGCCGGCACCTGGGTGAACCTGGCCAGCGAACCCTACGGCGGCAAAATGAGCACCGAAGGCGGGCGCACGCGGCTGGACTTTGAGATTCAGGACGGCGGCCAGTACGACGCCGACGGGCTGGCCGATGGCCACATCACCGCCCTTGGCGCCGCAGCGAAGATGCCGCTGTCCATCGTCGGGCAGGCGCCGCCCCAGGTCGAGTCGCAGGGGGGGTATTGGTTCTGA
- a CDS encoding Ig-like domain-containing protein, whose product MASTITIDKTIVRAGETALVTFTFYNKEDMLVVRGQIHNVTVTGGTMNAGSLSGMNRTATTRFFTAQFIPTPGLEKSDAKIRYDGTGDVADGEVTFAVDTLRPTVASASIAKSDLRLGEKTTITITFSELVTRSSFTIDDLQIDAGKGTLSNLRVAPTDTTATTTAATTWLVDLEAPTTRPATGLDGNQIRINLDGITDVPGNAGAGRGVSVPARYNIDDGVPPTVTIAPATTILRAGETMSVTFTFSEKVTGFGTEDIQYDTSKGTLGALTAVGTDGKVWNATYTPQPGTESANNTIRVNLSGVRDAQDNAGVGTGTSGNFGIDTVRPTVNVTISDARLTAGESATITFTFSERVTGFAKNAIDLSQANGTLGDLTPVGTDGTTWTATFTPTARLARTTNNRLTLNLYNVRDAAGNAPAANTYAFNQYTVDTMVFVLSNATVNREQLVLSYSDETMLDGNADRAPTNESFTVLVDGTRIDVSRVTVDAAARTVTLTLASAVTTGQTVTVAYQDTDTSDNKAVQEAGTGDDATSFAARAVTNLTRPPVAPATPEAPDAPDSDRDGLSNNREDQAPGLLRPDGSAGMAGDGNGDGVKDSQQAAVASTRDQTLVAGSQNGKLIPDSNARITELVRSDAPANLPKGMEMPIGLTSFKVSLAEGRSTESFSLYVDQALGANGYWLKNGAGTWVNLASEPYGGKVASEGGRMRLDFQIQDGGQYDADGLVNGSISAPGAVAKMPLSIVGQSAQVDSHGFWY is encoded by the coding sequence ATGGCCTCCACCATCACCATCGACAAGACCATCGTCAGAGCCGGCGAGACCGCCTTGGTCACCTTTACTTTCTACAATAAGGAGGACATGCTCGTCGTTCGGGGGCAGATTCATAACGTAACCGTCACCGGCGGCACGATGAACGCCGGTTCCCTCTCAGGGATGAATCGGACTGCAACCACCAGATTCTTCACAGCCCAATTCATACCGACCCCGGGCCTGGAGAAATCCGACGCCAAAATCCGCTACGACGGCACCGGCGATGTCGCCGATGGAGAGGTCACCTTCGCCGTCGACACCCTGCGGCCCACCGTTGCCAGTGCCTCGATCGCCAAAAGCGACCTGCGCCTCGGGGAAAAAACCACCATCACCATCACCTTCAGCGAACTGGTGACCCGCAGCAGCTTCACCATCGATGACCTGCAGATAGACGCCGGCAAGGGCACTTTGAGCAACCTGCGCGTCGCCCCCACCGACACCACGGCCACCACCACTGCCGCCACCACCTGGCTGGTCGACCTGGAGGCCCCGACCACCCGGCCCGCGACGGGCCTCGATGGCAACCAGATACGGATCAACCTCGACGGCATCACCGATGTCCCGGGCAACGCAGGCGCGGGCCGGGGGGTGAGCGTCCCGGCCCGCTACAACATCGACGACGGTGTGCCGCCCACGGTCACCATCGCGCCGGCAACCACCATCCTGCGGGCCGGCGAGACGATGAGCGTCACCTTCACCTTCAGCGAGAAGGTCACCGGCTTTGGTACCGAGGACATCCAGTACGACACCAGCAAAGGCACGCTGGGCGCTCTGACGGCGGTCGGCACCGACGGCAAGGTCTGGAACGCCACCTACACCCCCCAGCCCGGCACCGAGAGCGCCAACAACACCATCCGCGTGAACCTCAGCGGCGTCCGGGACGCGCAGGACAACGCCGGCGTGGGCACCGGCACCAGCGGCAACTTCGGCATCGACACCGTGCGCCCCACGGTCAACGTGACGATCAGCGACGCCCGCCTGACCGCTGGCGAAAGCGCCACCATCACCTTCACCTTCAGCGAGCGCGTCACCGGCTTCGCGAAAAATGCCATCGATCTGTCCCAGGCCAACGGCACGCTCGGCGACCTGACGCCGGTCGGCACCGACGGCACAACCTGGACCGCCACCTTCACCCCCACGGCCAGACTGGCGCGCACCACCAACAACCGGCTCACCCTGAACCTGTACAACGTGCGCGATGCCGCAGGCAACGCCCCGGCGGCGAACACCTACGCGTTCAACCAGTACACCGTAGACACCATGGTCTTTGTGCTCAGCAACGCCACGGTGAATCGCGAGCAGTTGGTGCTGAGCTACAGCGACGAAACGATGCTCGACGGGAACGCGGACCGTGCCCCGACCAACGAGTCCTTTACCGTGCTGGTCGATGGCACGCGCATCGATGTCAGCCGGGTGACGGTGGATGCAGCGGCCAGGACGGTGACGCTGACCCTGGCCAGCGCCGTGACCACCGGCCAGACGGTGACCGTCGCCTACCAGGACACCGACACCAGCGATAACAAGGCGGTACAGGAAGCCGGCACCGGCGACGACGCGACCAGTTTTGCGGCCAGGGCGGTGACCAACCTCACCCGGCCCCCGGTCGCACCCGCCACACCGGAGGCGCCGGATGCGCCGGACTCCGACCGCGACGGCCTGTCCAACAACCGGGAGGACCAGGCCCCCGGCCTGCTGCGCCCCGACGGCTCGGCCGGTATGGCTGGTGATGGCAACGGCGATGGCGTCAAAGACAGCCAGCAGGCCGCCGTCGCTTCGACCCGCGACCAGACCCTGGTGGCCGGCAGCCAGAACGGCAAATTGATCCCCGACAGCAACGCGCGCATCACCGAACTGGTGCGCAGCGATGCCCCGGCCAACCTGCCCAAGGGCATGGAGATGCCGATCGGCCTGACCTCATTCAAGGTATCGCTGGCCGAGGGCCGCAGCACCGAGAGCTTCAGCCTGTACGTAGATCAGGCGCTCGGCGCCAACGGCTACTGGCTCAAGAACGGCGCCGGCACCTGGGTGAACCTGGCCAGCGAACCGTATGGTGGCAAGGTGGCCAGCGAAGGCGGGCGCATGCGGCTGGACTTTCAGATCCAGGACGGCGGCCAGTACGATGCCGACGGACTGGTCAACGGCAGCATCAGCGCGCCCGGCGCCGTGGCGAAGATGCCGCTGTCCATCGTCGGGCAGTCGGCCCAGGTCGATTCGCATGGCTTTTGGTACTGA
- a CDS encoding AbrB/MazE/SpoVT family DNA-binding domain-containing protein, giving the protein MPAPLLTPSRPKEAKLFRNNRSQAVRIPVEFELPGDRVMIHREGSKLIVEPVTRPTNIVELLAEWRKEAPLGPEDQLLAIPDMPARPEDIF; this is encoded by the coding sequence ATGCCTGCCCCCCTGTTGACGCCATCCAGGCCCAAAGAGGCCAAGCTGTTTCGCAACAACCGCAGCCAGGCGGTGCGGATTCCTGTGGAGTTCGAGTTGCCCGGGGATCGTGTGATGATCCACCGCGAAGGCAGCAAACTCATCGTCGAGCCAGTGACCCGGCCAACGAACATCGTCGAACTACTGGCCGAGTGGAGGAAGGAAGCACCGCTTGGGCCAGAAGATCAGTTGTTGGCCATTCCTGACATGCCCGCCCGGCCGGAGGACATATTTTGA
- a CDS encoding type II toxin-antitoxin system VapC family toxin, with translation MSGYLLDTNIISDVIRNPNGPAARRIEQAGPKQIFTSIIVAAELRYGCAKKGSPQLLARVEGLLETVPVLPLDIPADAGYGGIRAELEAAGQSIGMNDLLIAAHACALGLTLVTDNTREFSRIRKLKVENWLER, from the coding sequence TTGAGCGGATATCTGCTGGACACGAACATCATCAGCGATGTGATCCGCAACCCGAACGGGCCTGCGGCACGTCGCATCGAGCAAGCCGGGCCGAAGCAGATTTTCACCAGCATCATCGTCGCAGCCGAACTGCGCTATGGCTGCGCAAAGAAGGGTTCGCCCCAGCTGCTCGCCAGGGTGGAAGGCTTGCTCGAAACGGTCCCGGTGCTGCCGCTGGATATTCCGGCTGACGCCGGATATGGCGGCATTCGCGCTGAGTTGGAGGCGGCGGGACAGTCCATCGGCATGAACGATTTGCTGATCGCCGCGCACGCCTGTGCGCTCGGCCTCACGCTGGTGACGGACAACACGCGCGAGTTCAGCCGCATCCGCAAGCTCAAGGTAGAGAACTGGCTGGAGAGATAG
- a CDS encoding Zn-dependent hydrolase encodes MDTRTTTDIGKLRIDGQRLWAALMELAQIGATPKGGVCRLTLTDLDKQGRDLVTRWAREAGMTVTIDKIGNCFMRRAGRNDQLPPIMTGSHIDTQPTGGKFDGNYGVLAGIEVVRTLNDHGITTEAPIEVAFWTNEEGSRFVPVMMGSGVFAKAFTLEHAYAATDTEGKTVKGELERIGYIGAQEPGEHPVGAYFETHIEQGPVLQDNDTTIGVVSGVLGIRWYDCTVTGMEAHAGPTPMALRKDALQVASQLMQQVVACARRHPPHGRGTVGMVQVHPNSRNVIPGQVKFSIDLRNATDADCERMDQDIRAVAAQLSADTGLPIHIEPVSSYPAQRFHPDCVAAVARAAAKLGYSNMPTVSGAGHDAVYMARLAPAGMVFIPCKDGISHNEIEDAKPEHITAGCNVLLHAMLERAGVV; translated from the coding sequence ATGGACACCCGCACCACCACCGACATCGGCAAACTGCGCATCGACGGCCAACGCCTGTGGGCCGCGCTGATGGAACTGGCACAGATCGGCGCCACGCCCAAGGGCGGCGTGTGCCGCCTGACCCTGACCGACCTGGACAAGCAGGGGCGCGATCTGGTCACGCGCTGGGCGCGCGAAGCCGGCATGACCGTGACCATCGACAAAATCGGCAACTGCTTCATGCGCCGCGCAGGCCGTAACGACCAACTGCCCCCGATCATGACCGGCAGCCATATCGACACCCAGCCCACGGGCGGCAAGTTCGACGGCAACTACGGCGTGCTGGCGGGCATCGAAGTGGTGCGCACGCTCAACGACCACGGCATCACGACCGAGGCGCCGATCGAAGTGGCGTTCTGGACCAACGAAGAAGGCTCGCGCTTCGTGCCGGTGATGATGGGCTCGGGCGTATTCGCCAAAGCCTTCACGCTCGAACATGCGTATGCGGCCACCGACACCGAGGGCAAGACCGTCAAGGGCGAGCTCGAACGCATCGGCTACATCGGCGCGCAGGAGCCGGGCGAGCACCCGGTAGGCGCGTACTTCGAGACGCACATCGAGCAAGGCCCGGTGCTGCAAGACAACGACACCACCATCGGCGTGGTCAGCGGCGTGCTCGGCATCCGCTGGTACGACTGCACCGTCACCGGCATGGAAGCCCACGCCGGCCCCACCCCGATGGCGCTGCGCAAGGACGCGCTGCAGGTGGCCAGCCAGTTGATGCAACAAGTGGTGGCCTGCGCCCGGCGCCATCCCCCCCATGGCCGCGGCACCGTCGGCATGGTCCAGGTGCACCCGAACAGCCGCAACGTGATCCCGGGCCAGGTCAAATTCAGCATCGACCTGCGCAACGCCACCGACGCCGACTGCGAACGCATGGACCAGGACATCCGCGCCGTGGCCGCGCAACTGAGCGCCGACACCGGGCTGCCGATCCATATCGAACCGGTCTCCAGCTACCCCGCCCAACGCTTTCACCCCGACTGCGTGGCCGCCGTGGCCCGCGCCGCCGCCAAGCTCGGCTACTCGAACATGCCCACCGTCTCGGGCGCCGGGCATGACGCGGTGTACATGGCGCGCCTGGCGCCCGCCGGCATGGTGTTCATCCCCTGCAAGGACGGCATCAGCCACAACGAAATCGAAGACGCCAAGCCCGAGCACATCACGGCCGGCTGCAATGTGCTGTTGCACGCGATGCTGGAGCGGGCCGGCGTGGTTTGA
- the hydA gene encoding dihydropyrimidinase — protein MNQALVIRGGTVVNADREQTADLLCVDGRIVALGADAAAQAPAGAQTLDASGQYILPGGIDPHTHMQLPFMGTVTADDFFTGTAAGLAGGTTSIIDFVIPDPQEPPMAAYRKWRGWAEKSAADYGFHVAITWWSEQVHADMGQLVQEEGVNSFKHFMAYKNAIMCDDETLVNSFQRALELGAMPTVHAENGELVYRLQQDVAKKGITGPEGHPLARPPLVEAEAAQRAIAIAEVLGVPIYVVHVSCQEAADAIARARARGQRVYGEVLAGHLLIDDSVYRDPDFARAAAHVMSPPFRPKAHQEALWRGLQSGQLQTTATDHCVFCAAQKAMGQKNFAHIPNGTGGVEERMAVIWDAGVNSGRLTPSEFVAITSANAARLFNIYPRKGFIGAGADADLVLWDPEGTKTISAKTQHSKGDFNIFEGRSVRGIAAHTVSQGRVVYANGELRAEPGRGRYIARPAFGANFQALQKRARHLAPAAVAR, from the coding sequence ATGAACCAAGCCCTTGTGATTCGCGGCGGCACCGTGGTCAACGCCGACCGGGAACAAACTGCCGATCTGCTGTGCGTCGATGGCCGCATCGTGGCGCTGGGCGCCGATGCGGCGGCGCAGGCGCCCGCCGGCGCGCAGACCCTCGATGCCAGCGGCCAGTACATCCTGCCCGGCGGCATCGACCCCCACACCCACATGCAACTGCCGTTCATGGGCACCGTGACCGCAGACGACTTTTTCACCGGCACGGCAGCCGGCCTGGCCGGCGGCACGACCAGCATCATCGACTTCGTCATCCCCGATCCGCAGGAGCCGCCCATGGCCGCCTACCGCAAGTGGCGCGGCTGGGCCGAAAAGTCTGCGGCCGACTACGGCTTTCATGTGGCCATCACCTGGTGGAGCGAGCAGGTGCACGCCGACATGGGCCAACTGGTGCAAGAAGAAGGCGTGAACAGCTTCAAGCACTTCATGGCCTACAAGAACGCCATCATGTGCGACGACGAAACGCTGGTAAACAGCTTCCAGCGCGCGCTGGAACTGGGCGCCATGCCCACGGTGCATGCCGAAAACGGCGAACTGGTCTACCGGCTACAGCAGGACGTGGCCAAAAAAGGCATCACCGGCCCCGAAGGCCATCCGCTGGCCCGCCCGCCGCTGGTCGAGGCCGAGGCCGCCCAGCGCGCCATCGCCATTGCCGAGGTGCTCGGAGTGCCGATCTATGTGGTGCATGTCAGTTGCCAGGAAGCCGCCGACGCGATAGCCCGCGCCCGCGCGCGCGGCCAGCGCGTGTACGGCGAAGTGCTGGCCGGGCACCTGCTGATCGACGACAGCGTGTACCGCGACCCGGACTTCGCCCGGGCCGCAGCGCATGTGATGAGCCCGCCGTTTCGCCCCAAAGCCCACCAGGAGGCGCTCTGGCGCGGCCTGCAATCGGGCCAGTTGCAAACCACGGCCACCGACCACTGCGTGTTTTGCGCCGCGCAAAAAGCCATGGGCCAAAAGAACTTCGCCCACATCCCCAATGGCACCGGCGGCGTGGAAGAGCGCATGGCCGTCATCTGGGACGCCGGCGTGAATAGCGGGCGCCTGACGCCCAGCGAATTCGTGGCCATCACCTCGGCCAACGCGGCCCGCCTGTTCAACATCTACCCGCGCAAAGGCTTCATCGGCGCCGGCGCCGACGCCGACCTGGTGCTGTGGGACCCCGAGGGCACGAAAACCATCTCGGCCAAGACCCAGCACAGCAAGGGCGACTTCAACATCTTTGAAGGCCGCAGCGTGCGCGGCATCGCCGCCCATACCGTGAGCCAGGGCCGCGTGGTCTACGCCAACGGCGAACTACGCGCCGAGCCAGGCCGGGGCCGCTACATCGCGCGCCCGGCGTTTGGCGCCAACTTCCAGGCCCTGCAAAAACGCGCCCGGCATTTGGCCCCGGCCGCCGTGGCCCGCTGA
- a CDS encoding NCS1 family nucleobase:cation symporter-1, translating into MTHRTGSATDLAQQMPGNTSETLTNQDLLPTTPAQRHWNWKDFAALWVGMVVCVPTYTMASSMLDQGFSWQMAVWLVFLANCIVLVPMVLIGRVGPRYGVPFPVLARASFGVKGANLPAVLRGLVACGWFSINCYFGALALHGFLNVLGLGLAGPAQGQTISSSQFFCFLAFWAVHIWFIWKGLESIRKLEVIAAPLMIAASILLVLVLLQRVPSGQLLNLPAKVVEGGPRTWAALTGLVGFWATLALNIPDFTRFAKSQRDQFLGQAIGLPLPMALFSMVGVIGFSASAILYGKAQLFPDGLLSQMGSLASGLGLLVILLANLTTNVAANLVAPSYDFSQCAPARISFRTGGLIAAGIGLLFMPWKLLATSGSYLFTWLGGYGTLLGAIAGILLVDYYLVRHGRLVVDDLYRRGGEYEYRNGWNPQALIAFLLGVLPCLPGYLAVSGVVDMAGMPAFWLTLFDSGWFFSLAVAGGYYYLSAKKKRPPSDPRP; encoded by the coding sequence ATGACCCACCGTACCGGCAGCGCCACCGATCTGGCGCAGCAGATGCCCGGCAACACATCGGAGACGCTGACGAACCAGGACTTGCTGCCCACCACGCCCGCGCAGCGCCACTGGAATTGGAAAGACTTCGCCGCGCTCTGGGTCGGCATGGTGGTGTGCGTGCCCACCTACACCATGGCCAGTTCGATGCTGGACCAGGGCTTTAGCTGGCAGATGGCGGTGTGGCTGGTGTTTCTGGCCAACTGCATCGTGCTCGTGCCGATGGTGCTCATCGGGCGCGTGGGGCCGCGCTACGGGGTGCCGTTTCCGGTGCTGGCGCGCGCGTCGTTCGGCGTCAAAGGGGCCAATCTGCCGGCCGTGCTGCGTGGTCTGGTGGCCTGCGGGTGGTTTTCCATCAACTGCTACTTCGGCGCGCTGGCGCTGCATGGCTTTCTGAACGTCCTGGGCCTGGGGCTGGCAGGCCCGGCCCAGGGGCAGACCATCAGCAGCTCGCAATTCTTCTGCTTTCTGGCGTTCTGGGCCGTGCATATCTGGTTCATCTGGAAGGGCTTGGAATCGATCCGCAAGCTCGAAGTGATTGCCGCGCCGCTGATGATCGCGGCCTCGATCCTGCTGGTGCTGGTGCTGCTGCAGAGGGTGCCCTCGGGCCAACTGCTGAACCTGCCCGCCAAAGTGGTCGAAGGCGGCCCCCGAACCTGGGCCGCGCTCACCGGTCTGGTGGGCTTTTGGGCCACGCTGGCGCTGAACATCCCGGACTTCACGCGCTTTGCCAAATCGCAACGCGACCAGTTCCTGGGCCAGGCCATCGGCCTGCCGCTGCCGATGGCGCTGTTTTCCATGGTCGGCGTGATCGGTTTCTCGGCCTCGGCCATCCTGTATGGCAAGGCGCAGTTGTTTCCCGACGGCCTGCTGTCCCAGATGGGCAGCCTGGCTTCGGGCCTGGGCCTGCTGGTCATCCTGCTGGCCAACCTGACCACCAATGTGGCCGCCAACCTGGTCGCGCCATCGTATGACTTCAGCCAATGCGCGCCGGCCAGAATCAGCTTTCGCACGGGCGGCCTGATCGCCGCCGGCATCGGCCTGCTGTTCATGCCCTGGAAGCTGCTGGCCACCTCCGGCAGCTATCTGTTCACCTGGCTGGGCGGCTACGGCACGCTGCTGGGCGCCATCGCCGGCATCTTGCTGGTCGACTACTACCTGGTGCGCCACGGCCGGCTCGTGGTCGATGACCTGTACCGCCGTGGCGGCGAGTACGAGTACCGCAACGGCTGGAACCCGCAGGCGCTGATCGCGTTCTTGCTGGGCGTGCTGCCGTGCCTGCCGGGCTATCTGGCCGTGTCGGGCGTGGTCGATATGGCCGGCATGCCTGCGTTCTGGCTCACGCTGTTCGATTCGGGCTGGTTCTTCAGCCTGGCCGTGGCGGGCGGCTACTACTACCTGAGCGCAAAGAAAAAGCGACCCCCGTCCGATCCACGCCCCTGA
- the preA gene encoding NAD-dependent dihydropyrimidine dehydrogenase subunit PreA: protein MADLRSRFLGIASPNPFWLASAPPTDKEINVTRAFEAGWGGVVWKTLGEDPAVVNVNGPRYATLMSQDRRVIGLNNIELITDRPLHTNLAEIRRVKRRWPGRALIVSLMVACEELRWKNILAQVEDTGADGVELNFGCPHGMSERGMGAAVGQVPEYITLVTAWCKHYSRLPVIVKLTPNITDVRQAARAARAGGADAVSLINTINSVMGVDLERMQMIPSTDGWGSHGGYCGPAVLPIALHMVAEIARDAPTAGLPLSGIGGIGTWRDAAQFIALGCSTVQVCTAAMVYGFKIVQDMCDGLSNFMDRHGYRTTQDFKGQALPSVKDWKQLNLNHIEKAVIDQAACIRCGRCHAVCEDSAHQAITAMVDGVRRFQVKEEECVGCNLCASICPVPDCITMRALKPGEVDARTGIRVSGAYANWTTHPNNPQRLSAAD from the coding sequence ATGGCAGATCTGCGCAGCCGTTTCCTGGGCATCGCAAGCCCCAACCCGTTCTGGCTGGCCTCTGCGCCGCCGACCGACAAGGAGATCAACGTCACCCGCGCCTTCGAGGCCGGCTGGGGCGGCGTGGTCTGGAAGACGCTGGGCGAAGACCCGGCGGTCGTCAACGTCAATGGCCCGCGCTACGCGACGCTGATGTCGCAAGACCGCCGCGTGATCGGCTTGAACAACATCGAACTGATCACCGACCGGCCCCTGCACACCAACCTGGCCGAGATCCGGCGCGTCAAGCGCCGCTGGCCCGGGCGCGCGCTGATCGTTTCGCTGATGGTGGCCTGCGAAGAACTGCGCTGGAAGAACATCCTGGCGCAGGTCGAAGACACCGGCGCCGATGGCGTCGAACTGAACTTCGGCTGCCCCCATGGCATGAGCGAGCGCGGCATGGGCGCCGCCGTGGGGCAGGTGCCCGAATACATCACGCTGGTCACGGCCTGGTGTAAGCACTACAGCCGGCTGCCGGTGATCGTCAAGCTCACGCCCAACATCACCGATGTGCGCCAGGCCGCGCGCGCCGCCCGGGCCGGCGGGGCCGACGCGGTGTCGCTGATCAACACCATCAACTCGGTGATGGGGGTGGATCTGGAGCGCATGCAGATGATCCCGAGCACCGATGGCTGGGGTTCGCACGGCGGCTACTGCGGCCCGGCCGTGCTGCCGATTGCGCTGCACATGGTGGCCGAGATTGCGCGCGATGCGCCCACCGCCGGCCTGCCGCTGAGCGGCATCGGCGGCATCGGCACCTGGCGCGACGCGGCGCAGTTCATTGCGCTCGGCTGCAGCACGGTGCAGGTGTGCACGGCGGCCATGGTGTACGGCTTCAAGATCGTGCAGGACATGTGCGACGGGCTGTCGAACTTCATGGACCGGCATGGCTACCGGACGACGCAAGATTTCAAAGGCCAGGCCCTGCCCAGCGTCAAGGACTGGAAGCAGTTGAACCTGAACCACATCGAAAAAGCGGTCATCGACCAGGCGGCCTGCATCCGCTGCGGCCGCTGCCATGCGGTGTGCGAAGACAGCGCGCACCAGGCGATCACGGCCATGGTGGACGGTGTGCGGCGCTTTCAGGTGAAAGAAGAGGAATGCGTGGGCTGCAACCTGTGCGCATCGATCTGCCCGGTGCCCGACTGCATCACCATGCGCGCGCTGAAACCGGGCGAGGTCGATGCGCGCACCGGCATCCGGGTCAGCGGCGCATACGCGAACTGGACGACGCATCCGAACAACCCGCAACGCCTGTCCGCAGCGGACTGA